A region of the Carya illinoinensis cultivar Pawnee chromosome 16, C.illinoinensisPawnee_v1, whole genome shotgun sequence genome:
GATCATCTACATGACAACCATCCACCTTCGTAAAATGGTCTCATAAAATCGATTTGTCCATCCCTTTCCATTTCTTAGGTAatggacaagtactactagtAAGGGCACTAGGGGGCTTTGATATTTGGGTCTCTCTCACATCTTCTTCCAAATTAATTGTTGGTTGAGATTCATTTGTATTAACATCAAtcgaagacgaagaagaatccatctaaattataaaataaaatataaatgttatatgtttataatttttaagatcCCATACAACATcacaagtttgaaacatggcaaACATAACACAAAATATCTCAGTAGCTAGTTTGCAATATAGCAAACATCACAAGTCTAAGACTATAATTTAAGTTGTTCactcatcttctctcaatttatataaataattaacaataactaacagattatatatacaATCGATTTATGCTAAAGTAAGAATCTGAGTACAACagattatataagttaatatataacatattatatatatataaaacagattataatttatatatatatataacatattatatatatagagattatacatataatttatataacagattatatatacagattatatacataattttttttgataggtagtcAAAGATGCATTCCACCAAAAGTATATTaagtataacatatatatatcatatgggGGTCAGAATACTCACTAAGGTCGAAGGCGAAGGGAGTCACGGAAGCCGGAGGAAAATAGAGGTCCCGGTTCAGTTCTACGGCGCTGTTGAACAAAGAGAGtcacgaagagagagagagagagagagagagagagagagagagagagagagagagagagagagagagagaataggaGGGGGGCGGCataagagaaaagggaaaaaaggaggAGGGGGAACTGGGAACGGGAAGGGTAATAACCCTAATCCGTTCCCAATCAAACGACGtcgttggttttttttttttccttacaaatttaaacaaaatgacACCGTTTCATATAAGGCGTCGTTTTATATaaggtatatataaatataaggtTGGTCGGTTTACCCGTTTTCTGTGTGGTCGAATTGGGACCGAGCTGACTGAAGTCGGTTTCCATTCATTTCTACTGTCGGCCGATCGGTTCTTCGCTGGTTCCGACATCCGGCAGTTGGTTGCCGTCGGTAGAGGTCGGTTCGCCGATTCCATGTACACCCCTATGggtaacaataattttttttattaattaatatatgcagtgtatttgaaaattattaaaaaatattatttaaatatataatattatattattattttgattttaggaTGACTAGTCCAATGTGAAGCACTATATCTATTGGTTTGGAGTTTAGCTAAAAGCTCTAGTTTTAGTCAAAACTTGGACTTGGCAATAGCAATTGCCAAAGTTCTAATGCACTTAGAGCACTGGTATTGGCTTAGCCAAATGCAGTGCCTAATCAAATCTTGGTTAATTTGAGTAAAAGTGATCTGTATTAAAGTAGTCAAAACTCCATGGCTTCACTTTTGAGTTACAGTAATTCCATTTCTTTCTCCAAATTTGACCGCAATTATTCATCTCGAAAATAATACtttactctaaaaatatttgGAATGTGGAGCACTATATCTATTAGTTTGGATTTTAGCTAAAAGCTTTAGTTTTAGTCAAAACTTGGACTTGCTATTGCCAAAGCTCTAATGCACTTAGAGCACTAGTATTGGGCCAAATGCCAGTGCCTAATCAAATCTTGGCTAACTTGAGTAAAAGTAATTTGCATTGGAGTAGTCAAAACTTCATGGCTTCACTTTTGAGCTACAGTAATTCCatttctttctctaaatttgATTGGTTACTATTCatctctaaaataatattttactctaaaaatattttcaaatatgtttgttcgataattagatgaaaaaaataattggaaatcaataattttaagtataaattaaattattaattaatatatagagtgtatttataaaatattaaaaattattattaaaatatatcatattattttattattttatctttgagatgatagttgaatattaaataatatctcTATTAGCTTGGCAAATAGACTATACCATTTGCAATGCTCTTATTAGTTATTTTAACCAGCCAAATAGATAAGCTGCCATTGTGAGCTCCAAGTAAAGAACAAGAGGAAGGACATGGAAGTCACCCCCCACACCGGTGTAGAACGTCTTAAAGCTGGCACTAGGGTTCTGGACTTGGCTTGTACATGCCATCGAGATCTCTGCATTCGGCCCTCATTGAGATCGTAATTAACGATTTGTTGCTGTTGTCTCATTGATTGGTTTTTTGgggttttttcttcaatttctcatCTGTAAATGGTTGGCTTAGGAGTCGGGCAGCCGGAAAGTTGACTTGCATACAAATACAAAGGACCACAAGGGAGAAAGATTCCTAAACGAGGAAAAAGCAGCAGAAGAAGGGTAGCTTTTTGCTTTGACATGTTGGTgtttacatgtcaaagacaagaGACCATTGCACCTTGgaataacaaaagaaaagaaaagagagagacccCCCCATtgccctttctctttctttcacgTTGAGATTTGTTAAAGTAACCTACATGCAGCAACTTTTTGGAACCCCGAATCCAAAGCCAAAGCCAGAGTTGAGACGCGCAGAGTCAACGACCACTccatattttttacataaaatataacccTTTTGCGGTCCCTCTCCTCTCGTGTGCTCTGTGTAGTCTTTGTGTGGTGCTCAAAGTCTCAAACCCCAACGACGAAAAAGCGCTTCCCAGGAAACTTCCTACCTCTCTCGCTCGCTCTCTCCTTGGGTTGGCTTTTCCTTTTtggtgtttgttttttcttttctttttttctctttttctttttggttggaCAGTGATGTCCCTCCTCACTCGACTCCCACCTTAAAAAGGCCAAAGACCCACCAAACTCTATCCAGTCTCCCCCTCACTTGTATTTTTTCCGTTCACTTGGCAGCTGCAGTAGCAGGTAAACTTTTTTCCTCTCCATTGATTTCtcatctttttgttttcttcattcAGTTTATGTTTTGTGATTTCCATGTTTTCTTTTATGGTTTTATTCCTTGAACTGGAATGAATAAGACTACAGAATGGATCCATCGATCTTTTTTAAGCTGTAGTTTGTGCTTGGTTTCCTGCAAAAATAGCTATGcattttgatgactttttaGTGCTTTTCTGTGAGAAAAATGCATACCTATTTTCCCAGGAAACCAAGCTCAAACCACCTctttatgttaaaatttatttcttttccttctttttagtGCTTTTCTAAGTCCTTTCCTATAAACCTTACAACCCCTAGCGCCCTAAAATTTTCCCCTTTTATCcgattcttttaatttatatttgaaaaaattgaccTTTCTTCTGATGTTAAGCCCTATTTCCCGTTTTGCTCCTTCCATCTGTGCATtgttctcttaaaacttaaaaatcgTATGAATTGACAACTTCCAAAGCTAATTTCTTGGGGCATTTGTCACTTGtcattatttcttcttcttattttccctATTCTCCCCGCGTGGTAATATGTCAATTATCTTATTTACTCAATGGTATCAgaggaaagtttttttttttttttttttgcgaaaAAAAGGAGAGGAATAGGGGAAAATTGTAGCCAAGAGAAAGTCTTATTGATCTTCTTCAAGTAACTTTTAGATGCATGCGTTTAAGCATGAATTGTCGTATTCTTCTGATATGTAGTTGATTTCATTCAACGGCtttcttttagtttcttttggcaatacGACTCCATCAAGAACCACTATGacaccatcatttttttttaaataaatgtagTTATCCTCCACAAATTTACAGTCAATGGAGCATGATGATTGCAAGCCTTTGAGAACTACTGGGAAGAGGAAGCCACAAGAAGAAGATGCTATCTTAAGCTTCTCTATGGACGATCTCAATCAAGACATTCTAGAAAGGGTCCTTTCACGGCTTCCAACATCAACGTTTTTTGGTCTTAATTCAGTGTGCAAAAGATGGAAATCCGTTGCGGCTTCTGCAAGTTTTAAGCTTGCCTGCTCTCACATTCCTTCAAGGGATCCATGGTTTTACGTGGTCAATCCCCATGTCAACCAATCAATTGTATTCGACTCTTCTGATAGAacttggaagaagcttaatcaTCCAGCTCTCCTCCAGAAAGACTCAAACCAAAACTCCATGCCTGTTGCAGCCTCTGGTGGCTTGATTTGTTTTCGTAATTTAACTGGCAACTTCATTATATGCAATCTTGTGACAGGATCCTGCAGAGAACTCCCTCCACTGGGTCCAACCCAACGAAATCAAAATCTTCACGCCATTGTGATGAATACAGCTTCAAAATACCAAGGCTCTTACAAGCTTTTGTTAGTTTGTGGCGAACTTCCAAAACTCTCATGCATAGTCTACGACTCGAGCACTGGTTGCTGGGAGGGGGATATTGCATTACATGGAAAGATCGATGATTCTCTGGGATTTGAATCAAGTGATGACAGTGCTGTGTATTATCTAAACAAGGCTGGAAATGTAGTGGCGACTAACATGCAGCGAAGCCCATCTAAACAATACTCATCAGTTATTACTTGTAAAGATGGAGAGGAGATTGTCTATTTCCTTAATTCCTCTGGGAAGGTTGTCTCTTGCAATCTGAGCCTCAAGTGCTTCTCTGAGTTTCCCAGGTTATTGCCCGTTTATTCCGAGTATTCCATTGATATGGTTGAATGTGAAGGCGAGATGCTAGTTGTTATGCTGTCAGAATTCCTTGAAAGCGCAAGCCTAAGGGTGTGGAGGTATGACGAGGATTTGTGTGCTTGGAACCAGATTGCAGCAATGCCTCCTGCAATGTCGCATGAATGGTTTGGCAAGAAGGTTGATATAAACTGTGTTGGGGCTGGTCACCAGATCTTGATATGCTTAAACTCTGTTGAGCTGTTTAGTTATGTTCTTTGTGATCTGGTGACCAATGAATGGATCGAGTTGCCCAAATGTTATATGAATGGTGAAGCCATAGAGTTCATGTCTGCCTTCTCATTCGAGCCCAGGATCGAGGCTTCTGTATGAGAACAAAATCATTTGGGGTGAAGAGATGAATtgaggatttgaaaaatgttatctTCTAGTTTGAGAATTtcgttttctatttttatttttttctgttgtatattttttagcataattttTTCAACTACTTGATTTAGTGTAGCAAATTAGGCAATCAGAGAGTTTGTCATGGAAACTAGCCAGATTTGTTGATGATGATATAGTGTGATATGATTTCTTTTATGGGTGTCTTATACCTGATTGACTACTTTTTAGTTTGACCATCAGTAATAGGCATGCATAATGATAGTTCAGTGAACTTGGTATATTCACAGGTGCTTAATGCAATTAAACTTGATTATATGCCAATTTACAAACTTGATTATTGGTTGATTTTGATTCTTGTTAAAATTAATAGATATTGGAGCTTTATGGATGGACTTTTGCTCCAATATAAGGTTAAGAGGATTATCTAATTATTCAAATGTCATTTTTTCTGATTATGATTGTTAGTGATGACCTGATTGATGATTTTCGatgttttttcttctcttcattcTCCTGCTATGTACTAGGGCTGAGAACCAACTTAGTCGGAGTCAATATCTAGGAAATCCGACTCTAACTTCGACCTTGTCGGAGTTCGAATCCAAACTCTGACTCTGACTTCCTTGGACTCCAATCCAACTTCCACTCTGATAACACGGATAACTACTTTTGTAGTTAACTTCAATTTTAGGTTATAAGGAATTTCTGAGATAATAACTGACTTGTTTAAATGTATATGCAATTCCTAAACAGTCCCTTTGACCGAGAAAATGCGTGTTGCGGCCATTCTTTTTGGCAAGTAAATGCTGAATGTGAACATGATAGCTGCCTTTAAAGAGGGAGACAATTGCAGCGTTCACTTGCTTTTGAGCATATTGCTCAACTACAAGGTTTGGCCTAAACAAGATTTGCAAATTCCAAGGCCGTCTATGCTTAAAAGAACTTTTTGAAATTGCCATCAAATTACTAGATGAATCAGGGTCCATGTGAGATCAAATTACTAACAATAACAGCAATAACACATATTCGGCCCGCTTCTTTAGCTATATTGTCGTCAAAATTATaaggaaaattctatttataagtcagtaacaataaaatatctaacaaagcgcttaaaattttaaaattaaataatattatatgtgTAAGTGTcgcacttattttaaaaaaaaaataaggtttaccactaaaaaaattaattttttaatacggGTTTCATAtttccttactttttttcaaacaaaattaatgCATGACACTCGTGTGCTCTTTGACTggaaatataatttcttttcaaatgaTAGATACCATAAAAAGTCATTTTATAGGCCTTTATAATATTTCAACTCTCTAATGTTTCGAaaaaatagcatatatataaaaacttaaCACTCAAAAACACACAATCTtttaagaaaagagaaatattgctaaagtctcgtttggttacatagtTCAGATGAAAATAggtattttattgaaaattgaataaaatattattataatataattttttttaatattaattttgttttagaattttaaaaaattaaattatttattatattttgtatagaaatttaaaaaaattatagtgaagagataagatgagatagtttaagttTAGATAAACAAACAGAACGTAAATGACTCCATCATTTGCTCCCTTATTTtgattgatattttattctattattttattatttttttaatagttaaagaagtgattattaataaatttatacatttttttacttattttttaaatgttaaatgatatttaaaaaatatatttataattacattaataataattttgagaGAATAAAATGATGGGATTCCCTTACGAAATGGGAACGagggttattttattttttattttttaagaaaaacacgTGCTGGAAAGCCAGGATTTTCGGCAATGTGCTCCTTTTACATGGCTTCTTCGGGAAGCTTGTCTACGTGGATGCTTGGCTTGTCGCATAAGCCAAACAGATATTCTTTAGAACGGATGAACCGATCTTGTTAAACGCCCTCAAATAATTGCATGACACCTCAACGACCTATATGGAGATTCATCAGAAGCATCACATGGtagcaaaatgaaaataagcACGCAtggttttctcttttaaaacacaaatagTAAACGAGCCCCATTTGGCTTTGCACTCGCCCTTGACCGTTGCACGTCGTACAAACTCCATGCCCGTGCATAAGAGTGTAATCAGTCTGCACTCTGATTTgtttagttttagataaaatttaaaaccaagTAAATATAAACCTATTATACAGTTTTAAAAATCGATTATGTACCAGTTACGtatttaaattaattctttcaattttattagtttggttcgatttttcaattttaatatattatattatatattatatagtatataatattataatgaaatatattgaaatatattataatatataatgatgtagtattagtataattattaatatgtactatataatattagtataactattaattcaATCAACTATAGTGATAAAAGattctaaaatttaatattatattaattagtaatttatcatataatacaaaattattttatatataattatatacaatataaaaaattaaaatatatatgtgaacCGATCtggttttcaaaaaagaaaaactggaaCTGGGTCGATTGTGATCgaatttaagagaaataaaattagtATCGAACCGAACCAAACTTGGGACCGGATTAAATTCGGTTTGGTCTGATCCGATCCGGTTCATCAATTTTGTTTTTGCACCCCTACCGTTGTACAACCTCCAAAACTGATACACTGATTTGGAATGCACCTCCTACAGCTCGGCACACCCCTTTAGATCGATGCACCCCCTCCGAACCAAGAGACCCATTCACGTCACATGAGGCACACCccttaaaaaataatcaattgtAGCAATAATTATTATAGTTAATGTACTCAATAGGGTAGCATTAATTGAAAAAGTTTTCTATGGAGCATATATATAGAGAGTCCTGCTACCTATACGAATAAAAAATGTACTCTGAATTACACGCTAATGTGTCAGTAATGGATAGAAGTCAAAATTTGACTcattaaatgtttttataatgAACTAATGTAAAGTTACAATTTTCACCCCGcatatcttttctttctttccctttctctctctccccatttattttctctatttcctttatttctctcccctctttctttccttttctgcAACTTCCAGCGCCCTGTTCTCTTTGCGTGGGCAACATAGATCTCTAAGAAAAGCTCTGGCATCTTGCGGGTTCCCTGCATCCTAAGATAGCAGGAAACTTGACAAAAATCAACAATAAACTTCAGTAAAATTCCTTTCTGCAAATGAGCTAGGACAAAGCCAACCATCATTAGCAAGCAAAATGTTCAAGGGCAACATAATCCCAAGTGAAGCAACACCGAACTACGTCCCCACTAGGTGAAGTAACGAAGACTTGCAGTCCACAAGCCCGTTGTTGAGCACTATCAGATTTctgaaacttatttttataatgaagaaatttacaaataaataaatatggtaacaaataaaatatggtGGTATTACAAATCATGTTTTAGTAATAAAATATGGTGAAAAAGTAACGAAGAACTCTTCTatgatcaaaaagaaaaaacaaaagcttaagaTATTGAGAGATGAATGAAGGCGCAAGGAAGAATAGTCTGTAATTCCATTTTTACCCTTTGGTGGCTTTaagcttatttttattttatttatttttaaataaaaataaaaggctaACGACAATATTACATCAGCAAGTAAAGGAGTACACTTTTTTCATTATATGtttagcattatatatatatatatatatatatatatatataatatatgcaaCATGAAAGTCAAACTAACGTACATTCAAGCAAATCGCAGAAATTTGGATTTGGTTGTAGTGTAGAATATGCTTGGGTTTTGTAGaagttcaataaatatttggaaAAAGCCTCCATTGGAGAGAGAAAGGATTGGGGGAGAGCTGTTATGACCTTATATGATAATGAAGACAAGAGTAGCTGATGGCAATTGATAAAGAAGATGCAAGCAGACTATGAATGCTAAAATGGAACGAATACTATAAAGTTGCATCAACCATGAGGACAAGGTTCTTTGAAGGGGTGAATAATGTAATGAACCCAATTAAGTTGGGCAGGGCTTGATGGGCCTCCAAATTAGTTGTTACTTTTTCTTGTATTTGAG
Encoded here:
- the LOC122299867 gene encoding F-box only protein 13, translated to MEHDDCKPLRTTGKRKPQEEDAILSFSMDDLNQDILERVLSRLPTSTFFGLNSVCKRWKSVAASASFKLACSHIPSRDPWFYVVNPHVNQSIVFDSSDRTWKKLNHPALLQKDSNQNSMPVAASGGLICFRNLTGNFIICNLVTGSCRELPPLGPTQRNQNLHAIVMNTASKYQGSYKLLLVCGELPKLSCIVYDSSTGCWEGDIALHGKIDDSLGFESSDDSAVYYLNKAGNVVATNMQRSPSKQYSSVITCKDGEEIVYFLNSSGKVVSCNLSLKCFSEFPRLLPVYSEYSIDMVECEGEMLVVMLSEFLESASLRVWRYDEDLCAWNQIAAMPPAMSHEWFGKKVDINCVGAGHQILICLNSVELFSYVLCDLVTNEWIELPKCYMNGEAIEFMSAFSFEPRIEASV